TTCGCCGGTCTGCGGGTTGAGGTGGGAGAGGATCGGGCGGTTGCAATCCTCGGTATGTGCGAGCAGGTGCTCCACCAGGGCCCGGGCCACGAGGAGCCGGTTACGGGCGCGCAGGCACAGCACGGCGTCGTGGTTCGAGCTGCAGACGAGGAAGGGAACCTGCTCCGTGAGCTTCTCCAGCTCGGTCCGGCACATTCCTAAAAGCTCCACCTCGACCCGGAACCCGGCGGACCGCCCCCCGGCGTAAGCGTCCATCACCCGCCGCATCCGCTGCTCGATGTCGTTGGGGTCCACCCCGTCGCCCACGCGGGAGAGGCGGAGGAGCGGCTCCTCGACCCTGCGGCTCTCCGAGACCAGCCACTCCTCGTCGAGCTCGGCGCATTCCAGGCGCTCCAGGTCGCCCGCGATGGTCTCTCCGGCGAGGAGCGCCTCGGCGAAAACCCCGACGACGCCCTTCCCCGACGTCCCCCCCGCCGTCTCCCCGGCGGCGTAGAGACCGGTCAGGGCGGTGCGCCGGTCCGGGTCCACGGCCACGCCGCCCGGCGAGTCCAGCCCACCCACGGCGGGCTCGGACAGGGCGATTTCCAAAGGCTCGTCCCTGGGCGACACCCCCTCGGCCACCCAGCCCAGCGCGGCGACGGGGTGACTCTCCAGGTAGCGGGCGACGATCCGTTTCGCCTCCCCGGCCGACAGGCCGGTGGTTTCGACGCGGCAGGGTCCGAGACCCGCGTTCTCCGCCGCTAGCACCGCCGAGGCCAGGCCGTCCGCCCCCGCAAAGGGCAGCGCCTCGCCCCGCGCGTTGAAGACCGGCAGGCCGTACTCCTCGACCAGAATCTCCACCGGCGCCCGGGAACCGGCCAGGACGACGGTCTGGGAGCGGTGCTCCAGCCCGGTGAGCTCCACCCCGGCCCGCAGGGCCAGGGCCGGACCCGAGCCGTCGTTGAAGGGCGACGCCGCGGCGCGGTGGGGGCTCGATTCCGCCAGGGGGGAGCGGTAGAGGCCCTCCGTCGCCCCGGCGGCCAAGAGCACCGCCCGGGCGCCGATGACGTGAAAGACGCCGCTGCGGACGTGGAAACCGGTGGCGCCCGCAACCCGCTTGCCGGTCACGCAGAGACCGGTGGCGGCGACGTGCTCGAGGGTGTCCACCCCGGCCTCGGCCA
The sequence above is drawn from the bacterium genome and encodes:
- a CDS encoding FAD-binding protein, whose translation is MTRDSRGVNMADFIRAECDVLVLGGGAAGCLAALRLKELEPGLRVVLLEQAALERSGRLGPGLAVLSPCLHHDESAESFLAHLETIGRGLVEGAMVRPLLERSAEVLDRLIRLGLPVEMKDSEPARAGRWGVPCRGGDLKPLLAHGLAEAGVDTLEHVAATGLCVTGKRVAGATGFHVRSGVFHVIGARAVLLAAGATEGLYRSPLAESSPHRAAASPFNDGSGPALALRAGVELTGLEHRSQTVVLAGSRAPVEILVEEYGLPVFNARGEALPFAGADGLASAVLAAENAGLGPCRVETTGLSAGEAKRIVARYLESHPVAALGWVAEGVSPRDEPLEIALSEPAVGGLDSPGGVAVDPDRRTALTGLYAAGETAGGTSGKGVVGVFAEALLAGETIAGDLERLECAELDEEWLVSESRRVEEPLLRLSRVGDGVDPNDIEQRMRRVMDAYAGGRSAGFRVEVELLGMCRTELEKLTEQVPFLVCSSNHDAVLCLRARNRLLVARALVEHLLAHTEDCNRPILSHLNPQTGEPTINR